The nucleotide sequence AGTGGTCACCGCACCTGAAGGGAAAGGCGTGAAAGATGGAGGACCAAAAGCCTTTGCATTTGATCGTTCGTACTGGTCTTTCAATAAGGACGACCCCAATTACGCTGGCCAATCGAACCTTTTCGACGATCTGGGACAGCCCCTTCTCGACAATGCATTCCAAGGCTACAACAACTGTATCTTCGCCTATGGCCAAACCGGTTCAGGAAAGTCATATTCTATGATGGGCTATGGGAAGGAAATAGGGATTGTTCCCTTGATTTGCCAGGATATGTTCAGAAGGATcgatgagctgaagaaggataAAACAACGAAGTGCACAGTCGAAGTTTCTTATCTCGAGATCTACAACGAGCGTGTCCGAGATTTACTCAACCCCTCAACCAAAGGCAACCTCAAAGTCCGAGAACATCCCTCCACAGGTCCCTATGTGGAGGATCTCGCCAAGCTTGCAGTCAACGAATTTCAAGAAATTGAACATCTCATGGATGAAGGAAACAAGGCCCGAACAGTTGCCGCAACCAATATGAACCAAACATCAAGTCGAAGTCACGCCGTCTTCACCCTGATGTTGACACAGAAGAAATACGATGCTGACacaaagatggagatggaaaagGTCGCCAAGATCAGTCTGGTGGATTTGGCAGGTTCTGAACGAGCGACATCCACTGGAGCCACTGGCGCAAGGCTGAAAGAGGGTGCTGAGATCAACCGATCATTGTCGACGTTGGGTCGCGTCATTGCCGCTTTGGCCGACCTGTCAACCGGcggcaagaagaaaaaaggcaCCGGTCAAGTTCCCTACCGAGACAGTGTCTTGACGTGGTTGTTGAAAGATTCGCTAGGCGGTAACAGTATGACGGCAATGATTGCAGCCGTCAGCCCGGCTGATATCAATTTTGATGAAACGCTCAGCACTCTCCGTTATGCCGACTCCGCTAAGCGAATCAAGAACCACGCTGTTGTCAACGAGGATGCTAATGCCCGTATGATCAGAGAATTGAAGGAGGAGTTATCGCTATTGAGAAGCAAACTTGGGAATGGCCCTGTTCCTGGTGGAGCTGCTGGAGGCGGACTCGTCACCGGAGAGACTTATCCTGAAGGCACACCCCTAGATCAGCAGATGGTCAGCATCACTGGCTCGGACGGTGTTCTGAAGAAGGTCTCGAAGGCAGAGATCGCAGAGCAGTTGAGCCAGAGTGAAAAGCTGCTTACGGATCTAAATCAGACATGGGAGGAGAAACTATTAAAAACGGAGGAAATCCACAAAGAACGTGAAGCAGCCCTCGAAGAACTCGGTGTCAGTATTGAGAAAGGTTTTGTTGGCCTACATACGCCGAAGAAGATGCCGCATTTGGTCAACTTGTCTGACGATCCGCTTCTGGCTGAGTGCCTTGTCTATAACCTCAAGCCGGGTACCACAACAGTCGGCAATGTCGATACCAACGCCGATCATCAAGCGAACATCCGACTTAATGGATCCAGGATATTGCACGATCATTGCACTTTTGAAAATGCTCCTGATGGGACTGTGACTCTCACTCCCAGTGAAGGTGCTTCGGTCATGATCAACGGAAAGCGTATAACCGAGCCATCACAACTCCATTCTGGTTATCGTGTCATTCTGGGCGATTTCCATATTTTCCGATTTAATCACCCTATGGAGGCGAGAGCAGAGCGGGCTGAGGTACCAGAGAGACCACAGAGCTTGCTTCGACACTCTATCACAGCTAGTCAGCTACAGGCGCTGGACCGAGGCTCACCCTCACCAAGTCCCCGACCCGGCCACGAAAGATCATTTAGTAGGGTCTCAGAATTTGGCGACATCTCTAGACCAGAGTCTCCATCAATATTCCAGAGAAGTGGTAGGGAATCGGACTGGTCGCTCGCAAGACGAGAAGCCGCTGGTGCAATTCTTGGATCTGATCAAAACCTCACCAGTCTTACTGACGAGGAGCTCAATGCTTTATTCGAGGATGTGCAGAGGGCAAGGGCGGAACGAGTGAATGGTCGCGAGGATGGGGACGATTCGGAGTCTTCCTACCCGATCAGGGATAAGTACCTGTCGAACGGTACGATGGATAACTTCTCGTTGGATACCGCTTTGACAATGCCCTCAACCCCAAAACAAGGAGAGCCCGACGATAGATTGAAAGAGGTCCGCGAGGAGTTGCAAAACAGATTGGAGAAACAGAAAGAAGAGTACCAGGACCAACTAAAGAGCGCTGAGGCTGCTAACGTCGAGATCGAAGAAATCAAAcaggagaaggtcaagatggAGGCGGCGTTGAAGGAGTTAAAGGAAGACATGCAGAAACAGCTAAACCAACAGCGGAAGCAATTCGAAGAAAAGATCGAAAAGATGGATCCCCTCAAGATGCCAAAGAAGAGCCCGACCctctcagaagaagagattgagatggCAAAGAAGACTGTCAAAACTTGGCGAGGCCGACATTTTGTGAAAATGGCCGAGGCGGTGTTGCAAAACGCATCCATTCTCAAAGAAGCCCAGGTCATGAGCCACGAACTTGACGAGCACGTCGTTTTCCAATTTGCGGCGGTTGACGTCGGCCATGTTTTGTGCTCGTCCTATGATATGGTGCTCAATGGACTTACTGGTGAGGGCGATGATGTGGCACTGGAGGAAGCTCACAAGCCGTGCATTGGCATTCGTGTGGTTGACTATAAGCACAGCGTGGTTCATTTATGGAGTTTGGAGAAACTACATGACCGTGTAAGGCAGATGCGGCAGATGCACCAGTACCTTGACCAGCCGGAATATGCACAGCACCTCAGTCTCGACAACCCGTTTGTTGAGACATGTATGCCGTCATATACTCTTGTGGGCGAGGTTGATGTGCCACTCAAGGCAGTTTTCGAGTGCCGGGTCCAAGATTCCACTCTCGATGTCTTATCGCCTTACACATCACATGTTGTCggcatcctcaagctctctCTTGAACCGTCACATGCTCGTGCACCAACAAACACTCTCAAGTTCAATGTTGTCATGCACGAGCTCGTGGGGTTTGCTGAACGAGAAGGCACAGAAGTCCACGCACAACTCTTCATCCCAGGCATTTCTGAAGAGGATGGCATTACCACGACCCAAATGATcaaagactttgatgagGGGCCAATTCGCTTTGAGAGTGTTCATAGCATGAGCATTCCTCTATTTGCCCCTCAAGATGTCACCTTGAGAGTCGCCATCTTCGCCAAAGTCTCCACGATGCATTTGGATAAGCTGCTCAGCTGGGATGATATGCGAGATGCTGTGCCTGTAAGAGAAGACAAAGCCAAAGCATCTCGAATCAATGAATCGCAGTTCTACACCCAGGAGAAGCACGACCTACTCTCCCGGATCCAAATCATGGAATTGAACGAGAATGGCGAATATGGCGCTGTTGAAGTCACACAAACCAGCGAGCTTGACACGGGAActtttcagcttcatcagGGACTGCAGCGAAGAATCGGCATTAATATCTCTCATAGTTCTGGCGATGCTCTTCCATGGAGTGGCGTCACTGCCGTTCGCGTTGGAAAGATCAGACTTGTTGACTCGGCTGGGAAGACACCTGACATGGGAGCCAATGAACCTGATATCTCTCTGAAATTGTCACAGAGCCCGATCTTTCGCGAGAATGCCAACGGTACTAAGAGCCTCACAATCTACGCTCAGTGGGATTCCAGCTTGCACAACTCACTGCTTCTTGATCGAGTGACGCAGGATAAGTATCGAGTTCAAATGACAATCTCATGGGAGATCAGCTCTGAGAAGTTGGCTGAGCCGATGAAGTTCTCGCAAAAGGTTTGCGTGCAGATTCTATCAAGAACTTTCGTGCGGCAGACCTCAATGTTCTCGGCACTCTGGCAGAATGTTCGCTTCGTGCGCTCCTCAACTGGCATTTTCACTCTTGCCATGCGTCCTGCTCCTGTCAAGAAAGTCGGTGACCTGTGGAGGCTCAATAGCCAACATGACTACGTCAAAGGCGAGGAAGACCTAACAAGCTGGACACCCCGAGGGGTGTCGCTGGTCAGCGATTTTCTCATGGCTCgtaagaagaaaaaacgCGCTGCGGATATGTCAGTCACGGAGTCTGTCTTGGCTAAACTTGGTTTGGATGGAGCAGGTACCCTGCCTGAGAAAAAAGAACCCGAGCCTGAACCGTCTCCAGAGCTAAAGCCAATCATTCCAAGCGACGATGACCTGCTTAATGATACACCAGACACTTCACAGACTCCTTCtctcgatgatgaggagcagcCTCAACTCTTGAAAGAAGCACAGCAACCTGAGACGGATCTCTCTAACCCAGAGCAGCCTGAAATAACAGAAACCTACATCGATGAACATGACAAGCCTGTCAAAGAAGAGTCAGAGAAGGAATACACAGAAGAAACGTCATCGGAGACACCAGAAGCTACGGAActcgaggaggaagaaacaaTTACTGTGGAAGAGCCACTGCCCAAGCCCGAGTACGATGAAGACCAGGCCTATCTTTTGACAAAGTGCCTGAAGCTCTGGAAGAAATATCCCGATCCATCGAACAACATCCTCAGCCCGACCAACATGGCACCTCCAACAGACGGTCTGATGACAGACGGTCCAACGCAGCCGACACTTATCGCAACAGTTATCCGAGTACCAAAGAACCCCAAAGTTCTGAAAGGCGGTTACCTGATGATTCCGAACAGCGACTCAACTAGGTGGGTCAAAAGATTCGTCGAGCTGCGGCGACCGTACCTTCATTTGCACTCTGCTACTGATGGTGACGAGGTTGGGCTCATCAGTTTGAGAAACTCTCGTATAGACAGTCAGCCTGGGGTGTTGGGCCTGCTCCAGGGGCCCGATGATTCTGGGGtgcaaggtcaagatggGGGAACCGATTTCACACCAGGACATCGACGAACTGGGTCGGGCCGTGTTATCTCTACTATATGGACCGGCAGTGGACCTGGCGCCTCATCAGGAGGGCCAGGCCTTCAGCGACTACCAGAGCGGATGCAGTCCGCAGTGTTTGCCATTTATGGAACAGACAACACTTGGCTATTCGCAGCACGGAGCGAGCGTGACAAAATGGACTGGATCTTTCGAATCGATCAAACATATATGTCAAGCAATGACAGCGTCCCCGGAAGTGGGATAGCCAGCCCCTACCCCGGGAGCGATTTCTAGAGCGGGGTGAGCCTGCTTGTTATGAGAGTAATGACTTGCAACGTCCTCTTGGGGAAACGATTTTCTTTGTAACTATTTGATGGTGAATTAGATGACTTATACCCCCACAGGAGTAGGAGGGCAATCATGTAGATTTGCTTAAATTTTGGATATATCTTGGATAAAAGAATCACTTGAGAACCACAGACAAAAACAAGCGCAATGGTCACGCCGAGCATCCGGTTTTCTGTTGTAGATACCTGTGCTGTTACCCATATCGGCCATTGTGAGGTTATGCTAAGCCAAATACCGTGGAGCTTCTTCAATGGTTCTGACGCAAGAGAGACCCATGCTGTGAATTAGAGGCTCTAGTTTGCCATGCTATGACACAATCGACACGAGGACCATCAGAGCTGAGGGCAGCTACCATAGTTCACCTCCTATAGATTCAGAAATATGTTGGATCTTTCCTTGTCAAAACCAGGTGGTGCTCACCTACAAGACATGCAATGATGCAACAGTGTTTCTATAGTGGAACATGTAACACTGTAAGTGGTGAAAAATGCCATGCAGCGCACATTCAAAGTTGTGCAAGTAATATGGTTACTTAAGTGAGAGGCTACAAGATACGTAAAACTCAGCAACACGGTGGTGATTCACCCTTGACAACGCATGAATGGCTCGAGTGGTGATTCTAGTGCGGGAGCTGGGGCGGAAAAGATCACCCCGCTCCCCTAACCAATAGGGCATCTTCCGCAGGTATGTAGTTAGAAGATTGGTTTAAGGCCAGGGATGCCCGGGGAAAACGGCTACGGAGCGAAGCAGGAAAAAGTTAGGGGGCTGGCCCCAGAATTCATTGAGAATTCGATTTCGGAGGTATAAAGCTGGGCATGGGGACTTGCACCGAGATTATAACGGTTGGGGTGTAAGTGCTGATGACGTCCCGGGAGATGGTTTTGGAGAACAAGGCTACCTTATCAAAGGGAAGCAAAGTTGGTAAACCCTTGGGTATCGGAAATGAGCCTAAAAACTTGTGATTCTATTCCTATTGACTGCGATGAAGAGATGTGTTTCCGAGGTGTGTATAAGCCAAGTACATGTAGCGAAACCTTGCACAATGTGTCTTGGTCTTAGTGACGTTCCAGGAGCATATATCATGGTTAGCAATGTGATAATGTCTGTTGATTGGTTCGGTAATGTCCAAAAAGACGTCCTGATTTTTTGGGTGCTAGCCAGACCCAGAAAGAGGATGCGAAGATAAACTCATCAGACATGGGCTGACTTGCCTATGTAaatatttttcttatttacAAACGAGGGTATGAATTTTACTGCCTCCATCACCTGCTACTATTTTCATATCTCGATTAATGCCAATGCGCAGGTTGAATTACATACATCCTTAATGTTAACGTGTCTCTAATGTTGGAAAACAAATACAGCTGAACCAggatgaaggaagaagaggggaATGGAAAACGCGGAAGGAGGAAATGTTCACGAGACAGGGTCTTATTTGGCCCGCTTATTAATAGCAGCTCAACTCAAAATGAGAGAAGAATTTCCTGAAAGGTGAGGACAGACCCTAGACTGATGGATTGGCAGAAGCATATCTTCGGGGCACAACGTTGACCAGGACAAGGAGTGTTTGAGACGCTAGGAATAGCGGAAGTAATTAAACTTTGTGTACGAAAAAATACGTAAAGAGGTGCTTCTGGCGGTAAACATCGACTCTGAGTTGCCAAGTTACCTAGTACGTAGCAGGATGTGCCTATTATTACTACGGTATGGAATACTATAGGATGCATCGAGTTTGGAAGAGGCTACTGACTTCATGTCGAAAACTGCACTTAAGTCGACGCGAAACACGGGACGGTACGAAGCTGGCAGCAGTAAAAGGCTTGTGATGACAAATATTTCTTAGCTACTGGGAGATGTGTGCCCAGGTACATTTTCCAAATCATGGATGGCGTTGATTGTGCTCACGGGCTGTCCCTTATTGTTAGTGAGTTCATCACGGGAGGTAGATTGAGTTTTTACCAGTTTCAGAGTCAGAGCCAACCTTATTAGTTGCATGACTAAAAGAATCGGGGCCAGAGTAGCCCATAGCCCCATGCTGAAGAGGCATGGAATACCTATGTTAGCTCATATTAGATCTTGAACTGATAATGATGAGCGACGTGTTTTCAAAACACAATCAAACGGAGACTGTTCCATCGACAAGCTTGTTCTATTGGCATCTGGAGCCTGACATGGCTGTCTGAGGGTAAAGCTTACAGGTTATTTCGGCCTTGTCATAAGCCAAGTCTTGCGACAGTACCTTGTTTGTTCCAGGAGGGAGATTTCCATCACAAAGCGAAAATTGAACTCCAGGTCGTATGCATATCCAATATTGGTAGGTTCTATCGTGACCTGTGATCTCATCGACTTGTACCCTCCTTAATTGATCAAAAGCATGCATTTCTCACCCACTCCCCACGGATCTCAGAATAAATTACTCTAATCTCCTCCTATTCAACTCTCCCTTGATGACTACCCCCCAGAAGAACATCACATCATACCATATCATTTCGTATCACGCACACAAGAACATCTTCTGGCATGTGTCGTCGGTTTCGTTGATGTGGCTTGAACCTTTGTGGTGGCTTCTTATAAGCCGCAGTCTTCAAGTCCATAGGCGTCGACCTAGGCTGAGAATCAACCGACTACCAGGTCCTAAAATGAAGCTTGATGACTAGGCCGAACGCTTCCCTCTTCATAACTCGCACAGGACATTCGGTGGAAAACGCTAAAACACAAAGTCCTCCCGAGATACACATCCACTAACATGAGAACAAGGATCGCGACCATTCCCAAGCCGTCGGAAAGGCGGCTGGTGACACCTTGTCCGACCCAGGCCATCGGATTTTATCCCAGCGCCCGGTCGTTAGGCTTGAGCTAGCCCACCCATGTCGTTGGGACCGCCCGAAGCCCCTTGATGAATGAGAGGGACGAGGGACCAGGGACCAGGGTCTCGACGGGAGTTTGTTTTGCGTACC is from Fusarium musae strain F31 chromosome 4, whole genome shotgun sequence and encodes:
- a CDS encoding hypothetical protein (EggNog:ENOG41) — encoded protein: MPPTGGGNIKVVVRCRPFNSREIERGAKCIVEMKGNQTVVTAPEGKGVKDGGPKAFAFDRSYWSFNKDDPNYAGQSNLFDDLGQPLLDNAFQGYNNCIFAYGQTGSGKSYSMMGYGKEIGIVPLICQDMFRRIDELKKDKTTKCTVEVSYLEIYNERVRDLLNPSTKGNLKVREHPSTGPYVEDLAKLAVNEFQEIEHLMDEGNKARTVAATNMNQTSSRSHAVFTLMLTQKKYDADTKMEMEKVAKISLVDLAGSERATSTGATGARLKEGAEINRSLSTLGRVIAALADLSTGGKKKKGTGQVPYRDSVLTWLLKDSLGGNSMTAMIAAVSPADINFDETLSTLRYADSAKRIKNHAVVNEDANARMIRELKEELSLLRSKLGNGPVPGGAAGGGLVTGETYPEGTPLDQQMVSITGSDGVLKKVSKAEIAEQLSQSEKLLTDLNQTWEEKLLKTEEIHKEREAALEELGVSIEKGFVGLHTPKKMPHLVNLSDDPLLAECLVYNLKPGTTTVGNVDTNADHQANIRLNGSRILHDHCTFENAPDGTVTLTPSEGASVMINGKRITEPSQLHSGYRVILGDFHIFRFNHPMEARAERAEVPERPQSLLRHSITASQLQALDRGSPSPSPRPGHERSFSRVSEFGDISRPESPSIFQRSGRESDWSLARREAAGAILGSDQNLTSLTDEELNALFEDVQRARAERVNGREDGDDSESSYPIRDKYLSNGTMDNFSLDTALTMPSTPKQGEPDDRLKEVREELQNRLEKQKEEYQDQLKSAEAANVEIEEIKQEKVKMEAALKELKEDMQKQLNQQRKQFEEKIEKMDPLKMPKKSPTLSEEEIEMAKKTVKTWRGRHFVKMAEAVLQNASILKEAQVMSHELDEHVVFQFAAVDVGHVLCSSYDMVLNGLTGEGDDVALEEAHKPCIGIRVVDYKHSVVHLWSLEKLHDRVRQMRQMHQYLDQPEYAQHLSLDNPFVETCMPSYTLVGEVDVPLKAVFECRVQDSTLDVLSPYTSHVVGILKLSLEPSHARAPTNTLKFNVVMHELVGFAEREGTEVHAQLFIPGISEEDGITTTQMIKDFDEGPIRFESVHSMSIPLFAPQDVTLRVAIFAKVSTMHLDKLLSWDDMRDAVPVREDKAKASRINESQFYTQEKHDLLSRIQIMELNENGEYGAVEVTQTSELDTGTFQLHQGLQRRIGINISHSSGDALPWSGVTAVRVGKIRLVDSAGKTPDMGANEPDISLKLSQSPIFRENANGTKSLTIYAQWDSSLHNSLLLDRVTQDKYRVQMTISWEISSEKLAEPMKFSQKVCVQILSRTFVRQTSMFSALWQNVRFVRSSTGIFTLAMRPAPVKKVGDLWRLNSQHDYVKGEEDLTSWTPRGVSLVSDFLMARKKKKRAADMSVTESVLAKLGLDGAGTLPEKKEPEPEPSPELKPIIPSDDDLLNDTPDTSQTPSLDDEEQPQLLKEAQQPETDLSNPEQPEITETYIDEHDKPVKEESEKEYTEETSSETPEATELEEEETITVEEPLPKPEYDEDQAYLLTKCLKLWKKYPDPSNNILSPTNMAPPTDGLMTDGPTQPTLIATVIRVPKNPKVLKGGYLMIPNSDSTRWVKRFVELRRPYLHLHSATDGDEVGLISLRNSRIDSQPGVLGLLQGPDDSGVQGQDGGTDFTPGHRRTGSGRVISTIWTGSGPGASSGGPGLQRLPERMQSAVFAIYGTDNTWLFAARSERDKMDWIFRIDQTYMSSNDSVPGSGIASPYPGSDF